A single window of uncultured Methanospirillum sp. DNA harbors:
- a CDS encoding L-lactate permease, giving the protein MDQLALFILAIIPILVIFVGLVFLRLSGTLMSIIGWIVTAIIAILFFNTTLAIAAYASWNGILASFGISLMVLFTILQVTMMDVTGAITAITVYIKSIAAERYEQIMILNVGFGSFLVSIGATPVTMLPPIMLALGFSPLAAVALPCLGYDPLTSFSLLAVPITLPATVFNLDVGHLGSNIALFLPVISTGFALSMLWVADGVAGVRKGLVPAVIAGLTLGISCIIFVHILPPSAIGLVGVFSGLVTIIMLFLLRALKGKPVLARLDESEIAKAGMPLWKAVLPWLLLVVFCIVISIPIIQAGLYGLLGPLQKITIVANKSVDLKILNQAYFWVMISTLIAAPVLIRTKEEAEKIVKIWMRRAWAPTVAAAALFAVAYIMDWSGQSIINNTLTFAPGMADMNMNAVIGLTLALVFGVGFPAISPILGLFGSFVSGSETSSNVMFYGILKKSTDVLNLDFMKVYAAHAVAGGIASGIAPAKIINAAAVIDSLGIEGEVIRKCASVAVILTLITGVMLVAFIYI; this is encoded by the coding sequence TTGGATCAGTTAGCACTTTTTATTCTTGCAATTATTCCGATACTGGTAATATTTGTCGGCCTTGTGTTCCTGCGGTTGTCAGGAACACTGATGAGCATCATCGGGTGGATTGTTACCGCGATCATCGCGATACTCTTCTTCAATACCACCCTTGCAATAGCGGCATATGCATCATGGAACGGGATACTTGCCTCATTTGGTATCTCGCTCATGGTTCTCTTCACCATCCTTCAGGTGACGATGATGGATGTGACCGGGGCTATCACCGCGATCACGGTGTATATCAAGTCCATCGCTGCGGAACGGTACGAACAGATCATGATCCTCAACGTGGGATTTGGATCGTTCCTTGTATCCATCGGGGCAACACCGGTCACGATGCTTCCCCCGATCATGCTGGCACTTGGATTCTCACCCCTTGCAGCTGTAGCCCTTCCATGTCTCGGGTATGACCCGCTCACTTCATTCTCACTTCTTGCAGTCCCGATCACCCTCCCGGCAACTGTCTTTAATCTGGATGTTGGCCATCTGGGCAGCAACATCGCACTCTTCCTTCCAGTCATATCTACCGGTTTTGCACTCAGTATGCTCTGGGTTGCAGACGGAGTGGCCGGTGTCAGAAAGGGTCTGGTTCCCGCAGTCATCGCAGGTCTGACCCTGGGTATATCCTGTATCATCTTTGTTCATATTCTCCCGCCATCTGCCATCGGGTTGGTCGGAGTCTTTTCCGGTCTTGTCACCATTATAATGCTCTTCCTCCTGAGAGCTCTCAAAGGAAAACCGGTCCTTGCCAGACTTGATGAGTCAGAGATAGCAAAGGCAGGAATGCCGCTCTGGAAGGCCGTTCTTCCCTGGCTGCTCCTTGTAGTCTTCTGTATCGTAATCAGCATCCCGATCATACAGGCCGGGCTGTACGGCCTGCTCGGACCGCTCCAGAAGATCACTATCGTTGCCAACAAGTCAGTGGATCTGAAGATCCTGAACCAGGCATACTTCTGGGTGATGATCAGTACCCTGATCGCAGCACCGGTCCTGATCAGAACAAAAGAAGAGGCCGAAAAGATCGTAAAGATCTGGATGAGACGTGCCTGGGCTCCGACGGTTGCTGCTGCAGCCCTCTTCGCAGTTGCCTACATCATGGACTGGTCAGGACAGAGTATCATCAATAACACGCTTACCTTTGCACCGGGTATGGCCGACATGAACATGAATGCCGTAATCGGTCTTACCCTTGCACTTGTATTCGGTGTCGGGTTCCCTGCCATAAGTCCTATCCTCGGACTGTTCGGATCGTTCGTATCAGGGAGCGAGACCTCGTCCAATGTGATGTTTTATGGAATCCTGAAGAAATCAACTGATGTGCTGAATCTTGATTTCATGAAAGTATATGCTGCTCATGCTGTGGCAGGTGGAATTGCGTCAGGTATTGCACCTGCAAAGATCATCAACGCTGCAGCAGTGATAGACAGCCTTGGGATCGAAGGAGAGGTTATCAGAAAATGTGCATCGGTTGCGGTTATCCTGACCCTGATAACCGGTGTGATGCTGGTAGCCTTTATTTATATCTAA
- a CDS encoding Coenzyme F420 hydrogenase/dehydrogenase, beta subunit C-terminal domain, with amino-acid sequence MAAKGDLLYAWTTDSGLAKKAECGGAVTALLRHALETKMVDAVVAVTKGYDIYDAVPVAITDPKDLDATAGSLHCGTLLLATFIKNYLDGAKKMKLGVVVKGCDLMGLLEEAKRNDVDMKNIITIGVNCGGSVNPGVARKMIKEKYGVDPDTVHKEEIDKGQFIIEYEGGHKGISVDELEEEGFGRRTNCRRCLYKVPRQADLACGNWGVIGDKAGKATFVEVCSEKGADLLTKAVAAKKVDVESANPKGIEIRGKVEGAMLKLGSKWRQHDFIALRDNLWEIINTETSRCVKCYSCIEKCPVCTATAFKGRDESLMVRRGKLPSDPMFHLRRFAHISDSCINCGQCEELCPMEIPLALFSHAIRVEADNAFEPKLGKSVYTN; translated from the coding sequence ATGGCAGCAAAAGGAGATCTCCTGTATGCATGGACCACAGACAGCGGACTTGCCAAGAAAGCAGAGTGTGGAGGAGCTGTCACCGCCCTTCTCAGGCATGCTCTCGAGACAAAGATGGTTGATGCCGTGGTAGCAGTCACCAAGGGATATGATATTTACGATGCTGTCCCGGTCGCTATTACAGATCCCAAGGACCTTGATGCCACTGCCGGTTCACTGCACTGTGGAACTTTGCTCCTCGCCACGTTCATCAAGAACTATCTGGACGGGGCAAAGAAGATGAAACTCGGTGTTGTGGTGAAAGGATGCGACCTCATGGGCCTGCTTGAAGAAGCAAAACGCAATGATGTCGACATGAAGAACATCATCACCATCGGTGTCAACTGTGGTGGATCAGTCAATCCTGGCGTAGCCCGGAAGATGATCAAGGAAAAATACGGCGTAGACCCGGACACAGTTCACAAGGAAGAGATCGACAAGGGTCAGTTCATCATTGAGTATGAAGGTGGACACAAAGGCATATCTGTCGATGAACTTGAAGAAGAGGGATTCGGCCGCCGTACCAACTGCCGTCGCTGTTTGTACAAGGTTCCCCGTCAGGCAGACCTTGCCTGCGGTAACTGGGGTGTCATCGGTGACAAGGCAGGAAAGGCAACTTTTGTTGAGGTCTGCAGCGAGAAAGGTGCAGATCTGCTTACCAAGGCAGTAGCTGCTAAGAAGGTCGATGTTGAATCTGCAAACCCGAAAGGTATCGAGATCAGGGGCAAGGTAGAAGGAGCCATGCTCAAACTCGGATCCAAGTGGAGACAGCACGACTTCATAGCGCTCAGGGACAACCTCTGGGAGATCATAAACACAGAGACCTCCCGGTGTGTAAAGTGTTATTCCTGTATCGAGAAATGCCCGGTCTGTACTGCAACTGCATTCAAAGGCAGGGACGAATCGCTGATGGTCCGCAGGGGAAAACTTCCATCAGACCCGATGTTCCACCTCAGAAGATTTGCACATATTTCAGATAGTTGCATCAACTGTGGACAGTGTGAAGAACTCTGTCCGATGGAGATCCCGCTGGCCCTCTTCTCTCATGCAATCAGAGTTGAGGCAGACAACGCGTTTGAACCAAAACTTGGAAAGTCGGTATATACCAACTAA
- a CDS encoding phosphatase PAP2 family protein: MDLISGTDLNLALQQGPDWLTIPMQLVSLLGTTEIYLLIITTVYWCYDTRLGLRLALVTAMSGWANDILKLSMQLPRPSWVNSQVQMLNLKPELSFGFPSGHAQMTLPFYGMIGYWVRSWKFLAVICILILTIGISRLYLGVHFPLDVLGGWLFGLIMLVAIILLDKPVSDRIAEWSTLKIICTGLVLSVLLVVITILVSAGNSGFSIPPGWIGVDHAVIPNSVLFSLKNSLMTSGFLFGIITGGACVRRLSFNATGRWVIRGGRYLVGLTGVALIWIVFGVMSHDMSGHAGDLLTWVLGVFLGIWILYGAPWLFISVGLNGEPNGN; encoded by the coding sequence ATGGATCTTATTTCAGGGACGGATCTAAACCTGGCACTCCAGCAGGGTCCCGACTGGCTGACAATACCCATGCAACTGGTCTCTCTCCTTGGGACAACAGAGATATATCTGCTGATTATTACGACAGTCTACTGGTGCTATGACACCAGGCTCGGGTTAAGACTCGCCCTTGTCACGGCTATGAGTGGATGGGCAAATGATATTCTGAAGTTATCGATGCAACTTCCACGGCCCAGCTGGGTCAACTCACAGGTACAGATGTTGAATCTGAAGCCTGAACTCAGCTTTGGGTTCCCTTCCGGTCATGCCCAGATGACACTCCCCTTCTATGGGATGATAGGATACTGGGTCAGGTCATGGAAATTTCTGGCTGTAATATGTATACTGATCCTGACTATCGGGATATCCCGCCTGTACCTCGGGGTTCACTTTCCCCTTGACGTTCTCGGAGGCTGGCTGTTTGGTCTCATCATGCTTGTCGCTATTATTCTCCTTGACAAACCGGTATCTGACCGTATCGCAGAATGGTCCACTCTTAAGATAATCTGCACAGGTCTGGTCCTTTCGGTTCTGCTCGTGGTGATAACAATTCTTGTTTCTGCAGGAAACAGCGGCTTCTCGATACCTCCCGGATGGATAGGAGTGGATCATGCAGTTATTCCAAACTCGGTACTCTTCTCTCTGAAGAACAGTCTTATGACATCAGGTTTTCTCTTCGGTATCATAACCGGAGGAGCATGTGTCAGAAGATTATCGTTCAATGCTACAGGACGATGGGTTATACGGGGAGGTAGATATCTCGTAGGCCTGACAGGTGTTGCGTTGATCTGGATTGTCTTTGGGGTTATGTCTCATGACATGAGTGGTCATGCAGGTGATCTGCTGACATGGGTGCTTGGTGTGTTCCTAGGGATCTGGATCCTGTATGGCGCCCCGTGGCTGTTTATCAGTGTCGGACTCAACGGAGAACCTAACGGAAATTAA
- a CDS encoding response regulator, whose protein sequence is MIRTRPPLQVLFIDDDPWLLNIAQLYLEKTGFMKVTPISDVREAMDLISERSFDAIVSDYHMPNMDGIGLLTRLKESGNNTPYIIYTGKGREEVVIEALNKGADFYIQKSGNPKSEFTELASKIKYAVDRRISERELTDAIANLERSQKIAHIGNWILDMEDQVFTSSDEGLVIFGFPSNYKPTLLEVQNTIHPDDKILARNSLDKLLKTGVPYNIDVRILRHDTGELRHIQSQGHLLRAEPEKNQVIFGTNLDITDRKKTEEALSKTNSYLENLITIASVPIIILDPDGIITRINRSGEELIGISTDQVVGRSIQTLFPPDQAEIEMASILNALCSATKKAVELEMLHADGTVKTVLWNSATLYETDGVTPVATIAQGQDITDQRRLERQRDVAEVQIQQNLAELAILNDGIRNPLMAISGYAELYNNQDITKKILKQVELIDEMVSRVDRRWAESEKILNFLRKHCEVDPDLTENMQADACLPEPDNHKI, encoded by the coding sequence ATGATCAGAACCAGACCCCCTTTACAGGTTCTCTTTATCGATGATGATCCCTGGCTTTTGAACATCGCCCAGTTATACCTGGAGAAGACTGGCTTTATGAAGGTCACTCCGATATCGGATGTGAGAGAGGCCATGGACCTGATATCAGAGAGGAGTTTCGATGCCATAGTCTCTGATTATCATATGCCAAATATGGATGGGATCGGCCTTCTCACCAGACTCAAAGAGAGCGGGAATAATACTCCATATATTATATACACAGGAAAGGGGCGTGAAGAGGTCGTCATTGAGGCTCTCAACAAGGGTGCTGACTTTTATATCCAGAAGTCAGGCAATCCTAAATCAGAATTTACCGAACTTGCAAGCAAGATAAAGTATGCAGTGGACCGGAGAATCTCTGAGCGTGAACTTACCGATGCGATTGCAAACCTGGAACGAAGCCAGAAGATTGCACACATCGGAAACTGGATCCTGGATATGGAAGATCAGGTTTTCACCAGTTCTGATGAAGGGCTTGTAATATTTGGATTTCCATCGAACTATAAGCCAACTCTCCTGGAGGTTCAGAACACAATCCATCCTGATGACAAGATTCTGGCTCGAAATTCACTTGATAAGTTGCTTAAAACAGGTGTACCATACAATATCGATGTCAGAATATTGAGACATGATACAGGTGAACTCAGGCACATTCAGTCACAGGGACATCTGCTCAGGGCAGAACCTGAAAAAAACCAGGTGATCTTCGGAACCAATCTTGACATAACAGACCGGAAGAAGACCGAAGAGGCACTGAGTAAGACCAACTCGTACCTGGAGAATCTTATTACCATCGCTTCTGTTCCGATCATCATCCTTGACCCTGATGGGATCATCACCAGGATAAACCGGTCAGGTGAAGAACTGATAGGGATCTCTACTGATCAGGTTGTCGGGAGATCGATTCAGACTCTTTTTCCTCCTGATCAGGCAGAGATTGAGATGGCATCGATTCTTAATGCATTGTGTAGTGCTACGAAGAAGGCTGTCGAACTGGAGATGCTTCATGCTGATGGGACTGTTAAAACTGTTCTCTGGAACTCAGCGACTCTGTATGAGACTGACGGGGTAACGCCTGTAGCAACGATAGCCCAGGGACAAGATATCACAGACCAACGAAGGCTTGAGCGCCAGCGTGATGTTGCAGAGGTACAGATCCAGCAGAATCTTGCAGAGCTCGCGATACTGAACGACGGGATAAGAAACCCCCTGATGGCAATATCCGGATACGCTGAACTGTATAATAATCAGGATATCACCAAAAAAATACTCAAACAGGTAGAACTTATCGATGAGATGGTATCGAGAGTTGACCGGCGATGGGCAGAATCTGAGAAGATCCTTAATTTTTTACGCAAGCACTGCGAAGTGGACCCGGACCTGACTGAGAATATGCAGGCTGATGCCTGCCTGCCGGAACCCGACAACCACAAAATCTGA
- a CDS encoding GYD domain-containing protein has protein sequence MLTFILLGRQTQIAWDQVAGFQERDKNAEEIITRAGGRLVSLHYTFGQYDFIAIIEAPSQEAMTRILMEIGRFGTFCSETLLALKPEQLYASAREIPGS, from the coding sequence ATGCTGACTTTCATTCTTCTCGGACGCCAGACACAGATCGCATGGGATCAGGTAGCGGGATTTCAGGAACGAGATAAAAATGCAGAGGAGATCATCACCAGAGCAGGAGGGAGACTTGTGTCACTGCACTATACCTTCGGGCAGTATGATTTTATTGCGATCATCGAGGCACCATCACAGGAAGCCATGACCAGGATTCTGATGGAGATCGGCAGGTTTGGAACATTCTGTTCAGAGACTCTGCTGGCACTCAAACCTGAACAATTGTACGCATCAGCAAGAGAAATTCCAGGTTCATAA
- a CDS encoding putative quinol monooxygenase, with protein sequence MLVVAAECRILPDHWQEFEEEMARITDLVRAEPGCTRYDTTTSTEEPGLFLILEEWESRDHLDAHLETVHMKEHKSLTSDWTAEPTRLSLYETLSVQRLEL encoded by the coding sequence ATGCTTGTTGTTGCTGCTGAATGCCGCATTCTACCTGATCACTGGCAGGAGTTCGAGGAAGAGATGGCCCGGATTACTGACCTCGTCAGGGCAGAGCCGGGCTGCACCAGGTACGATACTACCACGAGCACCGAAGAGCCCGGACTATTTCTCATCCTTGAGGAATGGGAGAGCAGGGATCACCTTGATGCACATCTGGAAACGGTTCACATGAAAGAGCACAAAAGTCTCACATCTGACTGGACAGCAGAACCGACACGGCTATCCTTGTACGAAACCCTTTCGGTTCAACGCCTCGAACTGTGA
- a CDS encoding histone family protein, protein MTDLPIAAVIRIAKANGAERVGADAAELLAKKAEEFIGQLTRDAEKLASHAGRKTIKEEDIEMAFKKN, encoded by the coding sequence ATGACAGACTTACCAATTGCAGCAGTCATACGGATTGCAAAGGCCAATGGTGCTGAGCGGGTTGGGGCGGATGCAGCTGAACTGTTAGCCAAGAAGGCCGAAGAGTTCATAGGCCAACTCACCCGGGATGCCGAGAAACTTGCGTCCCATGCAGGAAGAAAAACCATCAAAGAAGAAGACATCGAGATGGCTTTTAAAAAGAACTAA
- a CDS encoding hemolysin family protein: MAVTLEIFIIIILIVLNGLFSMAEFALVSARKIRLQQMAERGEKGADTALSLSEDPNTFLSTIQVGITLVGILTGAFGGAAIANEIEGSFTVVPALDPYAGIISLFVVVLIITYFTLVFGELVPKRVGLLYPEQISAVVAGPIIIVSKIFSPINKLASLLTDAVLWVFNSHAPQDQVVTEEDITSLLEEGTQAGVFDEAEQELVQSAFRFGDREVTTLMAPRPDVVYLDLEDSFEENKTKVLASGHTRYPVCRGGLDSVIGVVSIRDLWSQMVSGEEPDLTLLLQDALVIPEHITALRLLELFRTATTPLAVIMDEYGSVAGIITLHDLLEAIVGDLSTVDEPDEEPGIIEREDGSWFIDGMLPAEELRELLGRESLPGESEGVYRTAAGFIMAELGKIPIPGDHFVMDGIRFEVADMDKRRIDKILVSRTRPRHEEVDDESAEHQIS; this comes from the coding sequence ATGGCTGTAACACTTGAAATTTTTATAATAATTATCTTAATTGTCCTGAATGGCCTGTTTTCAATGGCCGAATTTGCCCTGGTCTCTGCCAGAAAGATCCGTCTGCAACAGATGGCAGAACGAGGGGAAAAGGGAGCTGATACCGCTCTCTCTCTGTCAGAAGATCCCAATACATTCCTCTCCACGATTCAGGTGGGTATCACTCTGGTCGGGATTCTTACCGGCGCTTTTGGTGGTGCCGCGATTGCAAATGAGATAGAAGGTTCTTTCACAGTAGTTCCTGCCCTGGACCCATATGCAGGAATCATAAGCCTGTTTGTAGTGGTTCTTATCATCACCTACTTCACTCTGGTATTTGGAGAACTTGTTCCAAAGCGAGTGGGCCTTTTATATCCCGAGCAGATCTCGGCTGTTGTTGCTGGCCCGATCATAATCGTCTCGAAAATTTTCAGTCCGATAAATAAATTGGCAAGTCTCTTAACCGATGCCGTTCTCTGGGTCTTCAACTCCCATGCTCCCCAGGACCAGGTGGTAACAGAGGAGGATATCACATCTCTGCTTGAGGAAGGAACACAGGCCGGAGTGTTCGACGAGGCAGAACAGGAACTTGTGCAGAGTGCATTCAGGTTTGGTGACCGGGAAGTTACCACTCTGATGGCACCCCGGCCTGATGTTGTGTACCTGGATCTTGAGGACTCGTTCGAAGAGAACAAGACAAAGGTGCTGGCAAGTGGCCACACCCGGTATCCGGTCTGTCGTGGCGGGCTGGACTCGGTGATAGGTGTCGTCTCCATCAGGGATCTCTGGTCACAGATGGTATCAGGAGAAGAGCCGGACCTCACATTGCTCCTCCAGGATGCCCTGGTCATTCCTGAACATATAACCGCACTTCGCCTGCTTGAACTCTTCCGGACTGCAACAACTCCACTTGCGGTCATCATGGACGAGTACGGATCTGTTGCCGGTATCATCACCCTGCATGATCTGCTCGAAGCGATCGTTGGTGACCTCTCAACCGTGGACGAACCCGACGAGGAGCCGGGTATCATCGAACGTGAGGATGGGTCATGGTTTATTGACGGGATGCTGCCTGCTGAAGAACTTCGGGAACTGCTCGGCCGGGAGAGCCTGCCTGGAGAGAGTGAAGGTGTATACCGGACCGCTGCCGGATTTATCATGGCAGAACTAGGAAAGATCCCAATTCCCGGTGATCATTTTGTCATGGACGGGATACGATTTGAGGTGGCTGATATGGACAAACGTCGGATCGATAAGATCCTCGTCTCTCGGACCAGACCACGGCATGAAGAGGTTGATGATGAATCTGCTGAGCATCAGATCAGCTGA
- a CDS encoding tetratricopeptide repeat protein yields the protein MPDKEDQTFRSGMSAFKEKQYDEAAAQFTKAIQDHAVMHKSFNALGVTYSKVGKIKDAKACFLKAHALDPTNETYKRNLKKISGKISEPNKPPVPPPPQKAGRSLRKSNVLIMLGVTLVVSMLIMLLGVQFISQFQPQVGTILGGTFDEGLLTPWVKSQEPEIHILPVVTVKVEDKRIEFMFNRDQDLSTVDRVETVISTTKGTDDQQATFPPITSPQNNVYYAIDDPFIGKAKHLVMTMYYQDGAYGVVADLNLPPR from the coding sequence ATGCCTGACAAGGAGGATCAGACATTCAGATCAGGGATGTCAGCCTTCAAAGAAAAGCAGTACGATGAGGCGGCTGCTCAGTTTACGAAGGCTATCCAGGATCATGCGGTGATGCATAAATCCTTCAATGCTCTCGGAGTCACGTACTCCAAGGTCGGAAAGATCAAAGATGCAAAGGCTTGTTTTCTAAAAGCTCATGCCCTTGATCCTACAAATGAGACCTACAAACGCAATCTGAAGAAGATATCAGGAAAAATTTCTGAACCCAATAAACCACCTGTGCCTCCACCTCCTCAAAAAGCCGGAAGATCTCTCAGAAAATCAAATGTTCTGATCATGCTCGGGGTTACCCTGGTAGTATCCATGCTCATTATGCTGCTCGGGGTTCAGTTCATCTCGCAATTTCAACCCCAGGTCGGCACAATTCTTGGTGGTACTTTTGATGAGGGACTTCTTACCCCCTGGGTGAAATCTCAGGAGCCAGAGATTCACATTCTGCCGGTTGTCACCGTCAAAGTGGAGGATAAACGGATCGAGTTCATGTTTAACAGGGACCAGGACCTATCAACAGTCGATCGGGTTGAGACGGTGATCTCCACAACAAAAGGGACCGATGATCAACAGGCTACCTTTCCTCCGATTACCAGCCCGCAGAATAATGTCTACTATGCCATCGACGATCCGTTCATCGGCAAAGCAAAACACCTCGTCATGACCATGTATTACCAGGACGGAGCGTATGGCGTGGTTGCTGATCTCAATCTGCCGCCCAGGTGA
- the fdhF gene encoding formate dehydrogenase subunit alpha yields the protein MSTKPTSLVRYVQTTCPYCGVGCALNLVVKNEKLVGVEPCKRSPINDGKLCPKGVTCWESVQNPDRLTSPLIKKNGKFTEASWDEALDLVAKKLKETYDKHGARGLGFHTSCRTVNEDCYIFQKFARCAFKTNNVDNCARICHGPSVAGLSLSFGSGAATNGFEDALNSDLILMWGSNAMEAHPLAGRRVAQAKQKGIPILVVDPRFSTTAHIADTWYQFNPSTHIALINSMMYWIIKEGKHDQKFIEERTEHFEDLKKTVENYKDAEKIHGVPLDRVKELAFRYADAKNAVIIYCLGITELTTGTDNVRSLGNLSMLCGNIGREGVGVNPLRGQNNVQGACDMGAYPNVYSGYQKCEVAENRAKMEKAWEVNDLPDWYGVTLTEQINQCGDEIKALFMLGINPAVTYPDSNHVKRQLEKLDFLVVQDIYMTETCQYADVILPGSCFAEKDGTFTSAERRVNRVRKAVNPPGQAKEDIWIIAELAKRFGLKTFNLPTAKDVWDDMRAVTPSMFGCTYERMDKPESTIWPCPTVDHPGTPILHREKFATPNGKGQFFGLEYRPPAEVADKEYPFTLMTGRLIFHYHSRTQTGRCGALDYEVPASYVQMNSTDAKRLGIVQGEKVVLKSRRGQTETVAWVGEDVAPGVLYMSMHFAEGVNNLTNTALDPLSKMPELKHCAVSIAKIAGGK from the coding sequence ATGTCTACTAAACCTACTAGTCTTGTTCGATATGTTCAGACTACCTGCCCGTACTGTGGTGTGGGGTGTGCTCTGAACCTTGTCGTCAAAAATGAAAAACTGGTCGGGGTTGAACCCTGTAAGCGAAGTCCGATTAATGATGGTAAACTCTGTCCGAAAGGAGTCACCTGCTGGGAATCAGTACAGAACCCGGACCGGCTTACTTCTCCTCTGATAAAGAAAAATGGCAAATTCACAGAGGCGTCATGGGACGAAGCTCTTGACCTTGTCGCTAAGAAACTGAAAGAGACATACGACAAGCATGGAGCACGAGGACTTGGATTCCACACCTCATGCAGAACAGTGAACGAGGACTGCTATATCTTCCAGAAGTTCGCACGGTGTGCATTTAAGACAAACAACGTCGATAACTGCGCCCGTATCTGTCACGGCCCTTCAGTTGCTGGTCTATCTCTCTCATTCGGATCAGGTGCTGCAACAAACGGTTTTGAAGATGCTCTGAACTCTGATCTTATCCTGATGTGGGGATCAAATGCAATGGAAGCACATCCCCTTGCGGGACGACGTGTTGCCCAGGCGAAACAGAAAGGAATTCCAATCCTTGTTGTTGATCCACGATTCTCTACCACTGCACATATTGCAGATACCTGGTATCAGTTCAACCCGTCCACCCATATCGCCCTCATCAACTCGATGATGTACTGGATCATCAAAGAGGGCAAGCATGACCAGAAGTTCATCGAGGAGCGGACCGAACACTTCGAAGATCTGAAGAAGACTGTCGAGAATTACAAGGATGCAGAAAAGATCCACGGTGTTCCTCTTGACAGAGTAAAAGAACTTGCATTCAGATATGCAGATGCCAAGAATGCTGTTATCATCTACTGCCTTGGTATCACTGAACTGACCACCGGTACTGACAACGTCAGATCACTTGGAAATCTGTCAATGCTCTGTGGTAACATCGGTCGCGAAGGTGTCGGTGTCAACCCGCTACGTGGACAGAACAACGTGCAGGGTGCCTGTGACATGGGTGCATACCCGAACGTGTACTCAGGATACCAGAAGTGTGAAGTCGCAGAGAACCGTGCAAAGATGGAGAAGGCCTGGGAAGTCAACGATCTCCCGGACTGGTACGGAGTCACGCTCACTGAGCAGATCAACCAGTGTGGAGACGAGATCAAGGCATTATTCATGCTCGGTATCAACCCGGCTGTCACCTATCCTGACTCAAATCACGTAAAACGCCAGCTCGAGAAGCTCGATTTCCTGGTGGTTCAGGACATCTACATGACAGAGACGTGTCAGTATGCTGATGTCATCCTGCCAGGATCCTGTTTCGCAGAGAAAGACGGAACCTTTACCAGTGCAGAACGCCGTGTCAACCGTGTCCGCAAGGCAGTAAACCCACCAGGACAGGCAAAAGAAGACATCTGGATCATTGCAGAACTGGCAAAGCGGTTTGGTCTGAAGACCTTCAATCTTCCGACTGCAAAAGATGTATGGGACGATATGCGGGCTGTTACCCCGTCCATGTTCGGCTGCACGTATGAGCGGATGGATAAACCAGAGTCTACTATCTGGCCATGTCCGACTGTAGACCACCCGGGAACTCCAATCCTTCACCGTGAAAAGTTCGCAACGCCGAACGGAAAAGGTCAGTTCTTCGGACTGGAATACAGACCGCCGGCAGAAGTTGCTGACAAGGAGTATCCGTTCACACTCATGACCGGACGGCTGATCTTCCACTACCACTCAAGAACCCAGACCGGCAGATGTGGAGCACTCGACTATGAAGTGCCTGCATCTTATGTCCAGATGAACAGCACTGATGCAAAACGACTTGGAATAGTCCAGGGAGAGAAGGTTGTGCTCAAGAGCCGTCGTGGTCAGACCGAGACGGTTGCATGGGTCGGTGAGGATGTGGCACCCGGTGTCCTGTACATGTCCATGCACTTTGCAGAAGGTGTAAATAACCTGACAAACACGGCACTCGATCCATTGTCAAAGATGCCGGAGCTTAAGCACTGTGCTGTTTCGATTGCAAAGATTGCAGGAGGGAAATAA
- a CDS encoding ferritin family protein, translated as MKTEEFKQILLKAIDREVDSYALYTALADKVKDSALKSTFRELAQEETYHRKTLQEYLSGSKKELKFDEVKDYKLSELIDSPAPSSDMKPLDGLKLAIKKEEEAMQMYEKLADASADSDQKKIFTELAKMERGHKARLEDLYTNSAFVEAW; from the coding sequence ATGAAAACCGAAGAGTTTAAACAGATTCTGCTTAAAGCAATTGACAGGGAAGTTGATTCCTATGCCCTTTATACGGCTCTTGCAGACAAAGTAAAGGACAGTGCACTCAAGAGCACATTCAGAGAACTGGCCCAGGAAGAGACCTACCACCGCAAGACCCTGCAGGAATACCTGTCAGGATCAAAGAAGGAACTGAAGTTCGATGAGGTCAAAGATTACAAGTTATCAGAACTTATCGATAGTCCTGCTCCTTCTTCTGACATGAAACCACTGGACGGTCTCAAACTGGCGATCAAAAAAGAGGAAGAGGCAATGCAGATGTACGAGAAACTTGCAGATGCAAGTGCTGACTCTGACCAGAAGAAGATCTTCACAGAACTTGCAAAGATGGAGCGGGGACACAAGGCACGCCTTGAAGATCTCTATACCAATTCTGCCTTTGTTGAAGCCTGGTAA